In Sulfitobacter sp. M39, the following proteins share a genomic window:
- a CDS encoding phosphodiester glycosidase family protein: protein MKRFWAALGFMGWAAAPVQAETCETLTYNATGYTLCHVDLTQDRLELFLYDADGKPHGYFNTLNTALKKRGAQLGFAMNAGMYHDNRAPVGYYLENGKEYQQVISSDGPGNFGLLPNGVLCLRDGRADVIETKAFLRDAPDCRSATQSGPMLVIDGKVHPRFLKDGTSRYIRNGVGTSADGKRAVFAISNETVNFYDFALLFRDHLKLPNALYFDGNISRMRAPDLGRNDLGFSALGPIIGVVKPDAP from the coding sequence GTGAAACGGTTCTGGGCCGCGCTTGGCTTCATGGGCTGGGCCGCCGCGCCCGTCCAAGCCGAAACCTGCGAAACCCTGACCTATAACGCCACCGGCTATACCCTGTGCCACGTCGACCTGACGCAGGACCGCCTTGAGCTGTTCCTCTACGATGCGGACGGCAAACCGCATGGGTATTTCAACACGTTGAATACGGCGTTGAAAAAGCGCGGCGCACAGCTGGGCTTTGCGATGAACGCGGGCATGTATCATGACAACCGCGCGCCCGTGGGCTACTACCTTGAGAACGGCAAAGAATATCAGCAGGTGATCAGCAGCGACGGCCCCGGTAACTTTGGCCTGCTGCCCAATGGCGTGCTTTGCCTGCGCGACGGGCGTGCCGATGTGATCGAAACCAAAGCCTTTCTGCGCGACGCCCCCGACTGCCGCAGCGCCACGCAATCGGGACCGATGTTGGTCATCGATGGTAAAGTGCACCCGCGCTTTCTGAAAGATGGCACCTCGCGCTATATTCGCAACGGCGTCGGCACCAGCGCCGATGGCAAACGCGCGGTTTTTGCCATCTCGAACGAGACGGTGAATTTCTATGATTTCGCACTGCTGTTCCGGGATCACCTAAAACTGCCAAATGCGCTTTATTTTGATGGCAATATCTCGAGGATGCGCGCACCCGATCTGGGCCGCAATGACTTGGGCTTTAGCGCGCTTG